The following coding sequences are from one Sesamum indicum cultivar Zhongzhi No. 13 linkage group LG11, S_indicum_v1.0, whole genome shotgun sequence window:
- the LOC105173666 gene encoding stress-response A/B barrel domain-containing protein UP3, producing the protein MSCSNFTSTSDQIIEHIVLYKLKPDADPPAVNAMLSNLNRLASIDSVLHLSAGPVSRCRSNSLTFTHMLHCRYRSKPDLISYSENPNHISVVADYVKPVVDDVMAVDWVANDFSCSPVIPPGSALRLTILKLKEGTGESGKNEVLGCLRGIKQKYPSIEQLTVGKNFSPGRAKGFSICSIAVFKGLKELETLASESETAVEQISEFLDGVVVVDAVVPGTLPSACL; encoded by the coding sequence ATGTCTTGTTCCAATTTCACTTCCACTTCCGACCAAATCATCGAACACATCGTGCTTTACAAACTCAAGCCCGACGCTGATCCTCCCGCCGTCAACGCCATGCTCAGCAACCTCAATAGACTTGCATCCATCGACTCAGTCCTCCATCTCTCTGCCGGCCCCGTTTCCCGCTGCCGCTCCAACTCCCTTACCTTCACCCACATGCTCCACTGCCGGTACCGGTCCAAACCCGACTTGATTTCCTACTCGGAAAACCCAAACCACATCAGCGTTGTCGCCGATTACGTCAAGCCCGTCGTTGATGACGTCATGGCCGTCGATTGGGTAGCCAATGACTTCTCGTGTTCACCGGTGATCCCTCCAGGATCGGCCTTGAGGTTGACCATTTTGAAGCTGAAAGAAGGCACGGGGGAGAGTGGGAAAAACGAGGTTTTGGGGTGTTTGAGGGGTATCAAGCAGAAATATCCCTCAATTGAGCAGTTGACGGTAGGGAAGAACTTCTCGCCGGGGAGGGCCAAGGGGTTTTCGATTTGCTCGATTGCGGTTTTCAAGGGATTGAAGGAACTGGAGACCTTGGCATCGGAATCGGAGACTGCGGTTGAGCAGATTAGCGAGTTTCTTGATggagtggtggtggtggacgCCGTGGTGCCCGGGACTCTTCCATCGGCATGCCTATAA